The following are encoded in a window of Arthrobacter antioxidans genomic DNA:
- a CDS encoding ABC transporter ATP-binding protein translates to MASITLNHLVKKYGDGFPAVNDISIDIADGEFIILVGPSGCGKSTLLRMIVGLEDITEGDLLIDGQRVNDKAPRDRNLAMVFQNYALYPHLTVYENIAFPLRLAKGKHSEEQVNKLVTEAAATLELTDHLQRKPANLSGGQRQRVAMGRAIVRQADAFLFDEPLSNLDAKLRGQMRSEISQMQRRLGVTSVYVTHDQTEAMTLGDRVAVLKKGELQQIASPRELYEQPRNLFVAGFIGSPSMNFLPATLEGTTLKTAIGDLEIPQDKAQKAAGKRVVLVGVRPEFFEDAKLVEDSKRPHGSTFAATLTHTEWLGNEQYGYINFDPAPEMRELLDGLARDMDADELRPQVVVTLDASSRIRGGRESELWVDTRKLHLFDAESGENLTRDAEAGAALTREAAEERAEEIATAQQADGRADSGGFGSGNGATGGNTTVDAGRTGGATAAGGKHAAG, encoded by the coding sequence ATGGCTTCAATCACCCTCAACCACCTGGTCAAGAAATACGGCGACGGGTTCCCCGCCGTCAACGACATCAGCATCGACATCGCGGACGGCGAGTTCATCATCCTCGTGGGTCCGTCCGGCTGTGGGAAGTCCACGCTGCTGCGCATGATCGTGGGCCTGGAGGACATCACGGAGGGCGACCTCCTGATCGACGGGCAGCGCGTGAACGACAAGGCGCCCCGCGACCGCAACCTGGCGATGGTGTTCCAGAACTACGCCCTGTACCCGCACCTCACCGTGTACGAGAACATCGCGTTCCCCCTGCGCCTGGCCAAGGGCAAGCACTCGGAGGAGCAGGTGAACAAGCTCGTCACGGAGGCCGCGGCGACCCTGGAACTCACCGACCACCTGCAGCGCAAACCGGCGAACCTCTCCGGCGGCCAGCGGCAGCGCGTCGCGATGGGCCGTGCGATCGTGCGGCAGGCGGACGCCTTCCTCTTCGACGAGCCGCTGTCCAACCTCGATGCCAAGCTCCGTGGCCAGATGCGCTCGGAGATCTCGCAGATGCAGCGGCGCCTCGGCGTCACGTCGGTCTACGTCACCCACGACCAGACCGAGGCGATGACCCTGGGCGACCGCGTGGCCGTCCTGAAGAAGGGCGAGCTGCAGCAGATCGCCTCGCCGCGCGAGCTGTACGAGCAGCCGAGGAACCTGTTCGTCGCCGGCTTCATCGGCTCGCCGTCGATGAATTTTTTGCCGGCCACCCTGGAGGGCACAACCCTCAAGACCGCGATCGGCGACCTCGAGATCCCCCAGGACAAGGCCCAGAAGGCGGCCGGCAAGAGGGTGGTCCTCGTGGGCGTCAGGCCCGAGTTCTTCGAGGACGCGAAGCTGGTGGAGGACAGCAAGAGGCCCCACGGCTCCACCTTCGCGGCGACCCTGACGCACACCGAGTGGCTCGGCAACGAGCAGTACGGGTACATCAACTTCGATCCGGCACCCGAGATGCGGGAGCTGCTCGACGGTCTCGCGCGCGACATGGACGCCGACGAACTGCGCCCGCAGGTCGTCGTCACCCTCGACGCCTCGAGCCGCATCCGGGGCGGGCGTGAGTCGGAGCTCTGGGTGGACACCCGGAAGCTCCATCTCTTCGATGCCGAGTCCGGGGAGAACCTGACCCGTGATGCCGAAGCGGGCGCCGCGCTGACCCGTGAGGCCGCCGAGGAGCGTGCCGAGGAGATCGCGACCGCCCAGCAGGCCGACGGCCGGGCGGACTCCGGTGGTTTCGGGAGCGGCAACGGCGCGACCGGCGGGAACACCACCGTCGACGCCGGACGGACCGGTGGTGCGACGGCGGCCGGCGGCAAGCACGCCGCAGGCTGA
- the dcd gene encoding dCTP deaminase, with translation MLISDRDIRAELAAQRIVLEPLDPAMVQPSSVDVRIDRYFRLFDNHKYAHIDPAEDQPELTRLVEVAPDEPFILHPGEFVLGSTYETVTLPDDIAARLEGKSSLGRLGLLTHSTAGFIDPGFSGHVTLELSNMATLPIKLWPGSKIGQLCFFRLTSPAEHPYGSGEYGNRYQGQRGPTASRSHLNFHRTGI, from the coding sequence GTGCTGATCTCCGACCGCGACATCCGAGCAGAACTGGCAGCCCAGCGGATCGTCCTCGAACCGCTCGATCCCGCGATGGTGCAGCCCTCCAGCGTGGACGTCCGCATCGACCGCTATTTCCGGCTCTTCGACAACCACAAGTACGCACACATCGACCCCGCCGAGGACCAGCCGGAGCTCACGCGCCTGGTGGAGGTGGCGCCCGACGAGCCGTTCATCCTGCACCCCGGTGAGTTCGTCCTCGGCTCCACCTACGAGACGGTCACGCTGCCCGACGACATCGCCGCACGCCTCGAGGGGAAGTCCTCCCTCGGCCGCCTGGGGCTGCTCACCCACTCCACCGCCGGGTTCATCGACCCCGGCTTCTCCGGCCACGTGACCCTCGAGCTGTCCAACATGGCCACCCTGCCGATCAAGCTGTGGCCGGGATCCAAGATCGGCCAGCTGTGCTTCTTCAGGCTCACATCCCCCGCCGAGCACCCCTACGGTTCGGGCGAGTACGGGAACCGGTACCAGGGCCAGCGGGGCCCGACGGCGTCGCGCAGCCACCTGAACTTCCACCGCACCGGCATCTGA
- a CDS encoding carbohydrate ABC transporter permease has product MTNTSTKGKVLWAIVSVLVLVYALFPVFSILATSFKTPSDLTSGKFLPSSGTATTSNYEQILVGDAQGLFLSALRNSVGIALIATFIAVVLATLCAYAIARLDFPGKKVILTTALAVSIFPVISIVTPLFNLWRTIGLYDTWLGLIIPYLSLTLPISIWTLAAFFRQIPWELEQAAQVDGATTWQAFRKAIVPLAAPGVFTTAIIAFFIAWNDFVYGISLTSTEAARTVPAALAFFTGASQFESPTGAISAAAIIVTIPVVLLVLLFQRQIVSGLTSGAVKG; this is encoded by the coding sequence ATGACGAACACCAGCACCAAGGGAAAAGTCCTGTGGGCGATCGTCTCGGTCCTCGTCCTCGTGTACGCGCTGTTCCCCGTCTTCTCGATCCTCGCCACGTCCTTCAAGACGCCCAGTGATCTGACGAGCGGTAAGTTCCTCCCGTCGTCGGGCACGGCGACGACGAGCAACTACGAGCAGATCCTCGTCGGTGACGCCCAGGGCCTGTTCCTCTCGGCGCTGCGCAACTCGGTCGGCATCGCCCTGATCGCGACGTTCATCGCCGTCGTCCTGGCGACGCTGTGCGCCTACGCGATCGCCCGCCTGGACTTCCCCGGGAAAAAGGTCATCCTGACGACGGCGCTGGCCGTCTCGATCTTCCCGGTGATCTCGATCGTGACGCCGCTGTTCAACCTGTGGCGCACCATCGGTCTCTACGACACCTGGCTCGGCCTGATCATCCCGTATCTTTCGCTCACCCTCCCCATCTCCATCTGGACCCTTGCCGCGTTCTTCCGGCAGATCCCGTGGGAGCTGGAGCAGGCGGCCCAGGTGGACGGGGCGACGACGTGGCAGGCGTTCCGCAAGGCGATCGTGCCGCTGGCCGCCCCGGGTGTCTTCACGACGGCGATCATCGCGTTCTTCATCGCGTGGAACGACTTCGTGTACGGCATCTCGCTCACCTCCACCGAAGCGGCTCGCACGGTTCCGGCGGCGCTCGCCTTCTTCACGGGAGCCTCGCAGTTCGAGTCACCCACGGGTGCCATCTCGGCGGCCGCGATCATCGTCACGATCCCGGTCGTCCTGCTGGTCCTGCTGTTCCAACGCCAGATCGTCTCAGGCCTGACCTCGGGCGCCGTCAAGGGCTAA
- the panD gene encoding aspartate 1-decarboxylase produces MNRTMFASKIHRATVTHADLHYVGSVTVDLDLLDAAGILPGELVSIVDITNGARLETYTIAGVRGSGVIGINGAAAHLVHRGDLVILITYAQMTTEEARAFTPTVVHVDADNRIVELGSDPAEAVTEGLERPPFALDNTTVST; encoded by the coding sequence ATGAATCGCACAATGTTCGCGTCGAAGATCCACCGCGCCACGGTCACGCATGCCGATCTGCACTACGTCGGCTCGGTGACCGTGGACCTCGACCTGCTCGACGCCGCCGGCATCCTGCCCGGCGAACTCGTGTCGATCGTCGACATCACCAACGGCGCCCGGCTCGAGACGTACACCATCGCGGGCGTCCGGGGGTCGGGCGTGATCGGCATCAACGGCGCCGCGGCGCACCTCGTGCACCGGGGTGATCTGGTCATCCTGATCACCTACGCGCAGATGACCACCGAGGAAGCGCGAGCGTTCACGCCCACGGTCGTCCACGTGGACGCGGACAACCGGATCGTCGAGCTGGGGTCCGACCCGGCCGAGGCCGTCACCGAGGGTCTCGAGCGGCCCCCGTTCGCCCTGGACAACACGACCGTCTCCACCTGA
- a CDS encoding tryptophan 2,3-dioxygenase translates to MSVERNTRDLEQGIERDFSDKMSYGSYLELDRLLDAQHPVSSPEHHDEMLFIIQHQTSELWLKLVLHELRAVRVHLRADDLRAAMKGIARIKHIQRSLTEQWSVLATLTPSEYAEFRGDLGSSSGFQSYQYRAVEFLLGNKNAAMIEVFDADPAARALLSELLVTSSVYDEFIALLARRGYAVPGDLLSRDVSLAHEFSPALVAVYKQVYEDASGHWDVYEACEELVDLEDNFQLWRFRHLKTVARTIGFKAGTGGSSGVGFLQRALELTFFPELFAVRTEIGR, encoded by the coding sequence ATGAGCGTGGAGCGGAACACCCGCGACCTGGAGCAGGGCATCGAGCGGGACTTCTCGGACAAGATGAGCTACGGCTCGTATCTGGAGCTGGACCGGCTGCTCGACGCGCAGCACCCCGTGAGCTCGCCGGAGCACCACGACGAGATGCTGTTCATCATCCAGCACCAGACCTCCGAGCTGTGGCTGAAGCTCGTGCTGCACGAACTCCGCGCCGTCCGCGTGCACCTGCGGGCCGACGACCTGCGGGCCGCGATGAAGGGCATCGCCCGCATCAAGCACATCCAGCGTTCGCTGACCGAGCAGTGGTCCGTCCTGGCGACCCTCACGCCGTCCGAGTACGCGGAGTTCCGCGGTGACCTCGGGTCCTCGAGCGGCTTCCAGTCCTACCAGTACCGCGCCGTCGAGTTCCTGCTCGGCAACAAGAACGCCGCGATGATCGAGGTGTTCGACGCCGACCCTGCGGCGCGTGCCCTGCTCTCGGAACTCCTGGTGACGAGCAGCGTGTACGACGAGTTCATCGCCCTCCTGGCCCGGCGGGGCTATGCCGTCCCGGGGGATCTGCTCTCCCGCGACGTCAGCCTCGCCCACGAGTTCAGCCCCGCGCTCGTCGCGGTCTACAAGCAGGTCTACGAGGACGCCTCGGGCCACTGGGACGTCTACGAGGCGTGCGAGGAACTCGTGGACCTCGAGGACAACTTCCAGCTGTGGCGCTTCCGGCACCTCAAGACGGTCGCGCGGACGATCGGGTTCAAGGCGGGGACGGGCGGCTCCTCCGGCGTCGGCTTCCTGCAGCGGGCCCTCGAGCTCACGTTCTTCCCCGAACTCTTCGCGGTCCGCACGGAGATCGGACGCTGA
- a CDS encoding protealysin inhibitor emfourin, giving the protein MRIVITRSGGVGGLTRTWSLEVGRAEAEQRWLPLAEAEAEAKAGAEGEAEAEGEAAPGAGVRQRDAGPPPPDAARDRFTYRITVGYTEVSVPESRLAEPWRELIERAREATRSTPGPGEGGVPARGTDRSSGVEDGTPEELL; this is encoded by the coding sequence GTGAGGATCGTCATCACCCGGTCCGGGGGCGTGGGCGGGCTGACGCGGACATGGAGTCTGGAGGTCGGCCGGGCGGAGGCCGAGCAGCGCTGGCTGCCGCTCGCCGAAGCGGAAGCCGAAGCCAAAGCTGGAGCTGAAGGGGAAGCGGAAGCTGAAGGGGAAGCAGCTCCCGGGGCGGGCGTGCGGCAGCGGGACGCCGGCCCGCCGCCGCCGGACGCGGCGCGGGACCGGTTCACCTACCGCATCACCGTCGGCTACACCGAGGTGTCCGTGCCCGAGAGCCGGCTCGCGGAGCCGTGGCGGGAGCTGATCGAGCGGGCCCGCGAGGCCACCCGGAGCACCCCCGGACCGGGCGAGGGCGGGGTGCCCGCACGGGGCACCGACCGCTCCTCCGGCGTCGAGGACGGCACGCCGGAAGAACTGTTGTAA
- a CDS encoding M4 family metallopeptidase: MPRTTPRTPCSIVPPHLLMRLAALQDARYAVAADAARHALRELDPLRHARAEALRAPVRRRPAVVGTLTRRIHDAGGREELPGDLVRGEGAAATGDPAADEAYDGLGFTYRLFSEEYGRSSIDGAGMALDATVHYGTGYDNAFWDGERMVFGDGDGEIFGRFTASLTVISHELAHGFTQYSTNLEYQGRSGALNESLSDVFGVLVEQRHLGQDAASASWLVGAGLFTADVQGVALRSLRAPGTAYDDDVLGRDPQPATMADYVETASDNGGVHINSGIPNHAFYLAATAMGGRAWEGAGRVWYDAVLSGSIPPDCDFPTFAAATTDAARARFGAAGRAAVADAWSAVGVLP; the protein is encoded by the coding sequence ATGCCGCGAACCACGCCACGCACCCCCTGCAGCATCGTCCCACCGCACCTCCTCATGCGCCTCGCTGCCCTGCAGGACGCCCGCTACGCCGTCGCGGCCGACGCGGCACGCCACGCCCTGCGGGAACTGGACCCCCTGAGGCACGCCCGCGCGGAGGCCCTGCGTGCTCCGGTGCGGCGCCGGCCCGCCGTCGTCGGGACGCTGACACGCCGCATCCACGACGCCGGCGGCCGGGAGGAGCTCCCCGGGGACCTCGTCCGGGGCGAGGGAGCCGCGGCGACGGGCGATCCCGCCGCCGACGAGGCCTACGACGGACTGGGGTTCACCTACCGGCTGTTCAGCGAGGAGTACGGGCGCTCCTCGATCGACGGCGCCGGCATGGCCCTGGACGCCACGGTGCATTACGGGACCGGCTACGACAACGCCTTCTGGGACGGCGAGCGCATGGTCTTCGGCGACGGCGACGGCGAGATCTTCGGCCGCTTCACGGCGTCCCTCACGGTCATCAGCCACGAACTCGCCCACGGGTTCACCCAGTACTCCACGAACCTGGAGTACCAGGGCCGGTCCGGCGCGCTGAACGAATCGCTCTCGGACGTCTTCGGGGTGCTCGTGGAACAGCGGCACCTCGGGCAGGACGCCGCCTCGGCGTCCTGGCTCGTAGGCGCAGGCCTCTTCACGGCGGACGTGCAGGGCGTCGCCCTGCGGTCGCTCCGGGCGCCGGGAACGGCGTACGACGACGACGTGCTGGGCAGGGATCCCCAGCCCGCGACCATGGCGGACTACGTCGAGACGGCGTCGGACAACGGCGGGGTGCACATCAACTCCGGGATCCCCAACCATGCCTTCTACCTCGCTGCCACCGCGATGGGCGGCCGGGCCTGGGAGGGCGCCGGGCGGGTCTGGTACGACGCCGTCCTCAGCGGGAGCATCCCGCCGGACTGCGATTTCCCCACCTTCGCGGCCGCCACGACGGACGCCGCGCGCGCACGTTTCGGGGCCGCCGGCCGCGCGGCGGTCGCGGACGCGTGGTCCGCGGTGGGCGTCCTGCCGTGA
- a CDS encoding carbohydrate ABC transporter permease — MDVGKGNGNGKKPRKQYSDRARAERRLGWMLAGPAFLVMLAVTLYPILQAVYDSLFQFRLTAPEERAFIGVENYAVILTDPVWWIALRTTVFITVVTVVVELVLGFALALVMHKALKSVRGPLRTAILVPYGIITVVSAFAWFYAFDINSGYVNNWFSWVPGIDENLNWFAQGGTALFVIMASEIWKTTPFISLLLLAGLAQVPDELTEAAKVDGATWWEQMRKVVIPNMKAAIMVAVLFRALDAFRIFDNVFIMTNGAYGTEVLSLLAYRQSISRLEIGLGSAVSVLLFVCVLLICFVAIKLFKVDLAGSQGGK, encoded by the coding sequence CTGGACGTGGGCAAAGGCAACGGCAACGGCAAGAAGCCCCGGAAGCAGTACAGCGACCGGGCACGCGCGGAACGGCGACTCGGCTGGATGCTTGCCGGGCCGGCGTTCCTCGTCATGCTGGCCGTCACGCTGTACCCGATCCTCCAAGCGGTCTACGACTCCCTCTTCCAGTTCCGTCTCACAGCTCCGGAGGAGCGGGCCTTCATCGGCGTCGAGAACTACGCGGTGATCCTCACGGACCCGGTCTGGTGGATCGCACTCCGGACCACCGTGTTCATCACCGTGGTCACCGTGGTCGTCGAACTCGTGCTCGGCTTCGCCCTCGCCCTGGTGATGCACAAGGCCCTGAAGTCCGTCCGCGGACCGCTCCGCACGGCGATCCTCGTGCCGTACGGCATCATCACCGTCGTGTCGGCGTTCGCCTGGTTCTACGCGTTCGACATCAACTCCGGCTACGTGAACAACTGGTTCAGCTGGGTGCCCGGTATCGACGAGAACCTCAACTGGTTCGCCCAGGGCGGCACGGCCCTGTTCGTCATCATGGCGTCCGAGATCTGGAAGACCACGCCGTTCATCTCGCTGCTGCTCCTCGCCGGCCTCGCCCAGGTCCCGGACGAGCTCACCGAGGCGGCGAAGGTCGACGGCGCCACCTGGTGGGAGCAGATGCGCAAGGTCGTCATCCCCAACATGAAGGCCGCGATCATGGTCGCGGTGCTCTTCCGGGCACTGGATGCCTTCCGCATCTTCGACAACGTGTTCATCATGACCAACGGCGCCTACGGAACGGAAGTGCTGTCACTGCTCGCCTACCGGCAATCGATCAGCAGGCTCGAGATCGGGCTGGGCTCCGCCGTGTCCGTGCTCCTGTTCGTGTGCGTCCTGCTGATCTGCTTCGTGGCGATCAAGCTGTTCAAGGTCGATCTCGCGGGATCGCAGGGAGGAAAGTAA
- a CDS encoding extracellular solute-binding protein, whose protein sequence is MPTSRRTRNAVKNRPRAVVLAGLVIGTMAMSGCGPAEADNSLTWYINPDAGGQAAIAQRCSDESEGRYRIETSLLPNDAASQREQLARRLAAGDTSLDIMSLDPPFVPELAEPGFLAPVPDDVAEATTENVVEGAIAGATWKDELVTVPFWANTQILWYRKSVAEAAGLDMSGPVTWEQVMEAARSQDKTLGVQGQQGESMTVWVNALIESAGGSILVDPEATAQTIELGLDTDAGVAAAEVISTIGEDGLGGPGLPTADENASLIGFQGDSGSFMVNWPFVWPATVAAVEAGTLDQAVLDDIAWGIYPRMAEDEEAAPPLGGINLGVGAKSDNPELAFEAIECIVSVENQAEYFVTNGNPPANTEAYEDPRIEESFPMSETIRDSLRAAAPRPQTPFYNEVSTGIQQTWAPPAGVDPETTPETSSDFIISVLRGEQLL, encoded by the coding sequence ATGCCGACTAGTCGAAGAACGCGCAATGCAGTGAAGAACCGCCCGAGGGCCGTCGTCCTGGCGGGCCTGGTGATCGGCACGATGGCCATGAGCGGGTGCGGCCCCGCGGAGGCCGACAACAGCCTGACCTGGTACATCAACCCCGATGCCGGCGGTCAGGCCGCCATCGCCCAGAGATGCAGCGACGAGTCCGAGGGCCGCTACCGCATCGAGACCTCGCTCCTCCCGAACGATGCCGCGTCGCAGCGCGAACAGCTCGCCCGCCGACTCGCTGCGGGAGACACGTCGCTGGACATCATGAGCCTCGATCCACCGTTCGTCCCCGAACTGGCCGAGCCTGGATTCCTCGCGCCGGTGCCCGACGACGTCGCCGAGGCCACCACCGAGAACGTCGTGGAGGGTGCCATCGCCGGGGCGACCTGGAAGGACGAGCTCGTCACGGTGCCCTTCTGGGCCAACACGCAGATCCTGTGGTACCGGAAGTCGGTCGCCGAGGCCGCGGGCCTCGACATGAGCGGACCCGTCACCTGGGAGCAGGTCATGGAGGCCGCCCGGAGCCAGGACAAGACCCTCGGAGTACAGGGCCAGCAGGGGGAATCCATGACGGTGTGGGTCAACGCGCTCATCGAATCGGCCGGCGGATCGATCCTCGTCGACCCGGAGGCCACGGCGCAGACCATCGAACTGGGGCTGGACACCGACGCAGGCGTCGCCGCGGCCGAGGTGATCTCCACCATCGGCGAGGACGGCCTGGGCGGTCCCGGCCTTCCCACGGCGGACGAGAACGCCTCCCTCATCGGTTTCCAGGGTGATTCGGGCTCCTTCATGGTCAATTGGCCCTTCGTCTGGCCCGCCACGGTCGCCGCGGTCGAGGCCGGCACGCTGGACCAGGCGGTCCTCGACGACATCGCTTGGGGTATCTACCCGCGCATGGCGGAGGACGAGGAGGCCGCACCCCCGCTGGGCGGCATCAACCTCGGCGTCGGAGCGAAGAGCGACAACCCGGAGCTGGCCTTCGAGGCCATCGAATGCATCGTCTCGGTCGAGAACCAGGCCGAGTACTTCGTGACCAACGGCAACCCGCCGGCGAACACTGAGGCCTACGAGGATCCGCGCATCGAGGAGTCCTTCCCGATGTCGGAGACCATCAGGGACTCCCTGCGAGCAGCGGCGCCCCGTCCGCAGACCCCGTTCTACAACGAGGTCTCCACCGGCATCCAGCAGACCTGGGCGCCGCCCGCAGGCGTCGATCCCGAGACCACTCCGGAGACGTCGAGCGACTTCATCATCTCGGTCCTCAGAGGGGAGCAACTCCTGTGA